A section of the Drosophila sechellia strain sech25 chromosome 3L, ASM438219v1, whole genome shotgun sequence genome encodes:
- the LOC6605498 gene encoding ecto-NOX disulfide-thiol exchanger 2 isoform X1 translates to MLPLFGTMANGVSLPNHPNFLNQLAAAISTAASTTSVVGNPSSPPNQIQNKMAKQQQQTQGSAPMDLENENEHSADVSSSTMHKETKLQATSNTLTLPDSTQLYLNGLVHTPPGYLYFPATQPGGATATGNPSSAAGGSTPAASTNSTANAQMLMDPTAMMAAAMQQMQQMHYAAAAAAGMTTETGAGLEATLNADGVTPAGLKEVIKTKNCILFPPNPNAPPPTIRERPPGCRTVFVGGLPENITEEVIREIFESCGEITTLRMSKKNFCHIRYRQEGAIDRAIYLSGYRLRISALNEPPNFGRLHVDYAQARDDQYDYECRQRQHQREQRHRERMSMDRMRSQSPPPIPHYTDHEATSVAEHLRTNETFVKAIQTITAWLERGDCTKRNANVFYSMIQSTHAHVRRLHADKLQLEEDLKKARDSYRNQMGTMSTQFTQIEKVFNAASHKKVWDHFTKAQRKNIDQWKKLATELRTVQITDDDEMEISDDERDYDRRGHSAKRIRYDSDGLKDENDSLRCQVEAIRHEMTLERSDYVQREKQIKVLQETIRNMQTQLLQTKLREQKDNKTIEQLERNLKDAGVKQLLLKTKIKETVDKLRDKGANSTGASNASNASNLDYSSGDSCTREGTEIIRPQAEPEIIDIDKVDDDVRIIEHQSGVVEIHEIEDDEKQEPAKDSTKSKANESIMENVSKSNHEETINKSSKEQTPTVAAEEMTFKSLVLTEAKIIALASAYLVLHPHGVDIANIASYLSEMLRNNAAPSNHDDLANILGKYTNLFKPEKEKWRFCGFSELTESQTDSK, encoded by the exons ATGC TACCGCTCTTTGGGACCATGGCGAATGGCGTCAGTTTGCCAAATCACCCGAACTTCCTCAACCAGTTGGCAGCTGCAATTTCCACGGCGGCCTCGACCACATCGGTCGTGGGAAATCCCTCCTCGCCCCCCAACCAGATCCAGAATAAGAtggcaaaacaacaacaacaaacacagGGCAGTGCCCCCATGGATCTGGAGAATGAGAACGAACACTCTGCGGATGTAAGCTCGTCGACGATGCACAAGGAAACCAAGTTGCAGGCCACATCCAACACGCTCACTCTACCCGATTCGACGCAACTATACCTGAATGGCTTGGTACACACGCCACCTGGATATCTGTATTTTCCGGCCACCCAACCGGGTGGTGCTACTGCAACCGGCAATCCATCCTCTGCTGCAGGGGGATCCACGCCGGCAGCTTCAACAAACAGCACCGCCAATGCGCAAATGCTAATGGATCCTACGGCCATGATGGCGGCGGCGATGCAGCAAATGCAACAGATGCACtatgcagcggcagcagcagccggaATGACCACAGAAACAGGAGCTGGACTAGAAGCAACACTTAATGCGG ATGGCGTTACACCAGCTGGCCTCAAGGAGGTGATCAAGACCAAGAACTGCATCCTGTTTCCACCTAATCCAAACGCACCTCCTCCCACAATAAGGGAGCGGCCACCAGGCTGCCGGACGGTGTTTGtgggtggactgccggaaaaCATAACCGAAGAAGTGATCCGGGAGATCTTTGAATCGTGCGGCGAGATCACCACATTGCGCATGTCCAAGAAGAACTTTTGCCATATTCGCTACCGCCAAGAGGGTGCCATAGATAGGGCCATCTACCTATCCGGTTATAGATTGCGTATATCAGCGCTGAATGAACCTCCCAACTTTGGACGCCTGCATGTGGACTACGCACAGGCACGGGATGATCAGTATGATTACGAGTGTCGACAGAGACAGCATCAGAGGGAACAGCGTCATCGTGAGCGCATGTCGATGGACAGGATGCGATCGCAGTCGCCGCCACCAATACCACACTACACGGATCACGAGGCTACGTCTGTTGCGGAGCACCTACGAACCAACGAGACTTTCGTAAAGGCCATTCAAACGATTACCGCGTGGCTAGAGCGTGGAGATTGCACTAAGCGGAACGCCAATGTCTTCTATTCGATGATCCAGAGCACTCATGCCCATGTACGAAGACTCCATGCGGACAAACTGCAACTGGAGGAGGATCTGAAGAAGGCCAGAGACAGCTATCGCAACCAAATGGGCACCATGTCCACGCAAT TCACTCAGATTGAAAAAGTGTTCAATGCCGCTAGTCACAAGAAGGTTTGGGACCATTTCACCAAAGCCCAAAGAAAAAACATCGATCAATGGAAGAAATTAGCCACG GAACTTCGAACTGTCCAGATCACGGATGATGATGAAATGGAAATCTCCGACGATGAGCGTGACTACGATAGACGCGGACACAGCGCAAAGCGGATTCGCTACGACAGCGATGGCTTAAAG GACGAGAACGACTCTCTACGCTGTCAAGTGGAGGCCATTCGACATGAGATGACCCTGGAGCGCAGTGATTATGTCCAGCGCGAAAAGCAGATAAAGGTACTTCAGGAAACCATTCGCAACATGCAGACCCAGCTGCTGCAGACGAAGCTACGCGAACAGAAGGACAACAAGACCATTGAGCAGTTGGAACGAAATCTCAAGGACGCCGGCGTTAAGCAACTTCTGTTGAAGACGAAAATCAAGGAAACAGTGGACAAGCTAAGGGACAAGGGGGCAAACAGCACTGGAGCCTCAAATGCTTCAAACGCCTCAAATCTCGACTACAGCAGCGGGGATTCATGTACCCGGGAAGGCACTGAAATTATCCGCCCACAGGCAGAACCGGAAATAATTGATATCGATAAAGTGGATGATGATGTCCGCATCATAGAGCACCAAAGCGGTGTGGTGGAGATACACGAGATCGAGGACGATGAGAAGCAGGAGCCCGCTAAGGATTCTAcgaaaagcaaagcaaatgaGTCAATTATGGAAAATGTTTCAAAGTCAAATCATGAGGAGACTATAAATAAAAGCAGCAAAGAGCAAACCCCAACAGTGGCCGCGGAAGAG ATGACTTTCAAGTCGCTAGTCCTGACCGAGGCCAAGATAATTGCTCTAGCCTCAGCCTATCTGGTGCTGCATCCCCATGGCGTTGACATCGCCAACATAGCCAGTTACTTAAGCGAAATGCTGCGCAACAATGCTGCCCCCAGTAACCATGATGATCTAGCCAATATACTCGGAAAGTACACAAATCTCTTCAAGCCGGAAAAGGAGAAGTGGAGATTCTGTGGCTTCAGCGAACTAACTGAATCTCAGACGGACTCAAAGTGA
- the LOC6605498 gene encoding ecto-NOX disulfide-thiol exchanger 2 isoform X2, giving the protein MLPLFGTMANGVSLPNHPNFLNQLAAAISTAASTTSVVGNPSSPPNQIQNKMAKQQQQTQGSAPMDLENENEHSADVSSSTMHKETKLQATSNTLTLPDSTQLYLNGLVHTPPGYLYFPATQPGGATATGNPSSAAGGSTPAASTNSTANAQMLMDPTAMMAAAMQQMQQMHYAAAAAAGMTTETGAGLEATLNADGVTPAGLKEVIKTKNCILFPPNPNAPPPTIRERPPGCRTVFVGGLPENITEEVIREIFESCGEITTLRMSKKNFCHIRYRQEGAIDRAIYLSGYRLRISALNEPPNFGRLHVDYAQARDDQYDYECRQRQHQREQRHRERMSMDRMRSQSPPPIPHYTDHEATSVAEHLRTNETFVKAIQTITAWLERGDCTKRNANVFYSMIQSTHAHVRRLHADKLQLEEDLKKARDSYRNQMGTMSTQ; this is encoded by the exons ATGC TACCGCTCTTTGGGACCATGGCGAATGGCGTCAGTTTGCCAAATCACCCGAACTTCCTCAACCAGTTGGCAGCTGCAATTTCCACGGCGGCCTCGACCACATCGGTCGTGGGAAATCCCTCCTCGCCCCCCAACCAGATCCAGAATAAGAtggcaaaacaacaacaacaaacacagGGCAGTGCCCCCATGGATCTGGAGAATGAGAACGAACACTCTGCGGATGTAAGCTCGTCGACGATGCACAAGGAAACCAAGTTGCAGGCCACATCCAACACGCTCACTCTACCCGATTCGACGCAACTATACCTGAATGGCTTGGTACACACGCCACCTGGATATCTGTATTTTCCGGCCACCCAACCGGGTGGTGCTACTGCAACCGGCAATCCATCCTCTGCTGCAGGGGGATCCACGCCGGCAGCTTCAACAAACAGCACCGCCAATGCGCAAATGCTAATGGATCCTACGGCCATGATGGCGGCGGCGATGCAGCAAATGCAACAGATGCACtatgcagcggcagcagcagccggaATGACCACAGAAACAGGAGCTGGACTAGAAGCAACACTTAATGCGG ATGGCGTTACACCAGCTGGCCTCAAGGAGGTGATCAAGACCAAGAACTGCATCCTGTTTCCACCTAATCCAAACGCACCTCCTCCCACAATAAGGGAGCGGCCACCAGGCTGCCGGACGGTGTTTGtgggtggactgccggaaaaCATAACCGAAGAAGTGATCCGGGAGATCTTTGAATCGTGCGGCGAGATCACCACATTGCGCATGTCCAAGAAGAACTTTTGCCATATTCGCTACCGCCAAGAGGGTGCCATAGATAGGGCCATCTACCTATCCGGTTATAGATTGCGTATATCAGCGCTGAATGAACCTCCCAACTTTGGACGCCTGCATGTGGACTACGCACAGGCACGGGATGATCAGTATGATTACGAGTGTCGACAGAGACAGCATCAGAGGGAACAGCGTCATCGTGAGCGCATGTCGATGGACAGGATGCGATCGCAGTCGCCGCCACCAATACCACACTACACGGATCACGAGGCTACGTCTGTTGCGGAGCACCTACGAACCAACGAGACTTTCGTAAAGGCCATTCAAACGATTACCGCGTGGCTAGAGCGTGGAGATTGCACTAAGCGGAACGCCAATGTCTTCTATTCGATGATCCAGAGCACTCATGCCCATGTACGAAGACTCCATGCGGACAAACTGCAACTGGAGGAGGATCTGAAGAAGGCCAGAGACAGCTATCGCAACCAAATGGGCACCATGTCCACGCAAT GA
- the LOC6605499 gene encoding WW domain-binding protein 2 isoform X3 codes for MSVNTAHANNGVLIHAGEYILLHSDSVSMEFSGQDNPIFKGSKGGRIYLTSHRMIFNSKKSSDSMQSFSAPFVALSDVEIEQPVFGANYIKGKVRAQPNGNYVGEVKFKLHFKAGGAIEYGQALLRSAKTAMNNYHRGGLAGDDPPPYQPAGSWNEAPPPAYQPPPGYYGWLPHHDAFSGPAPNTVFMSDNPPPYPGIAPPAHQPAPQQPQAPSSNEPNWYGFSAPPPQQQHQQPGYGPQGWAGGYVQPPPYASCAPNCPPQPPYAAPAQTYNGPQPYGGYGNVPGGFNTPGFQQPNGNQNGYPGGPPPPGQQAAGAAGGAAASGASFMGFSLPPGM; via the exons ATGTCGGTTAATACGGCTCACGCCAACAACGGCGTGCTCATCCATGCTGGAGAGTA CATACTGCTCCACAGCGACAGTGTCTCCATGGAGTTCTCCGGTCAGGACAATCCCATCTTCAAGGGCTCCAAAGGTGGCAGGATTTATCTCACCTCCCACCGAATGATCTTCAATAGCAAGAAGTCCTCGGATTCGATGCAGTCGTTCAGTGCCCCGTTTGTTGCTCTTTCGGATGTGGAAATCGAACAGCCGGTTTTTGGGGCCAACTACATCAAGGGAAAGGTGCGCGCTCAGCCAAATGGAAACTATGTGGGCGAGGTCAAGTTCAAGCTCCATTTCAAGGCAGGCGGCGCAATTGA ATATGGTCAAGCTCTACTGCGCTCCGCCAAAACGGCGATGAACAACTACCACCGCGGTGGTCTGGCTGGTGATGATCCGCCACCCTATCAGCCGGCTGGATCCTGGAATGAGGCACCACCGCCGGCATATCAGCCACCACCTGGATACTATGGCTGGCTGCcacatcatgacgccttcagCGGCCCTGCTCCGAATACGGTCTTTATGAGCGACAATCCGCCGCCGTATCCGGGCATCG CACCACCTGCTCACCAACCAGCACCGCAACAGCCGCAGGCTCCGTCGTCGAATGAACCCAATTGGTATGGTTTTTCAGcgccgccgccgcagcagcaacaccagcagccgGGCTATGGGCCACAGGGATGGGCCGGTGGATATGTCCAACCTCCGCCGTACGCTTCATGTGCGCCGAATTGTCCACCTCAACCGCCGTACGCCGCTCCGGCTCAGACGTACAATGGTCCACAGCCATATGGTGGATACGGCAATGTTCCTGGCGGATTTAACACCCCCGGATTTCAGCAACCGAATGGAAATCAAAATGGCTATCCAGGTGGACCACCGCCACCCGGACAacaagcagcaggagcagctggaggagccGCCGCATCTGGTGCCAGCTTTATGGGCTTCAGCTTGCCCCCTGGAA tgtaa